From a single Leptotrichia sp. oral taxon 215 str. W9775 genomic region:
- a CDS encoding adhesion protein FadA, with translation NKFNDLLEKEAQKKREFEAQKSQLETEVADLKAKEEGKEKLFEKLKKDSEVRWHRDKYKQILNNYDIYYKNLAKLIREKEQKIFELEQILAIMGN, from the coding sequence AAAACAAGTTTAACGACCTTCTTGAAAAGGAGGCACAGAAAAAAAGGGAGTTTGAAGCACAAAAATCTCAACTGGAAACAGAAGTGGCAGACCTTAAAGCAAAAGAAGAAGGAAAGGAAAAACTTTTTGAAAAATTAAAGAAAGACTCTGAAGTTAGATGGCACAGAGACAAATATAAGCAAATTTTGAACAATTATGATATATATTATAAAAATTTAGCAAAATTAATAAGAGAAAAAGAGCAGAAAATATTTGAGTTGGAACAAATACTCGCAATAATGGGAAATTAA